ACACTTTTAtgtttcacacaacacaaacaagatTCCATTCACTTACTGGGTTGGAGTGGAGGCAGATAGATGACACGacaagcaaaaaacaaactatGGCCAGAAATAGAGGTCAATTATTAATCCAGAAAAGGTCCCCtgccatttttatttattacccAGGGCAGTCACAACAAATTGCTCTCGGCCATCTTAGCCTATTGTTAGAATTGAAACAGGATATCTCTGCTCAACTTGTTAAATTCAACCCAACTGTCCATTGTATCATTGTGTGTCATTGTTGAGGAAAACCCTAAAAACAAAACGGGGTCACCTTGGAGACCATGGCGAGGGAACATAACGAGTGGTGGTTGAAGGCCGAGACTCACATCGTACGTAACTTCCTCTCCCACGTCTGCCTCCGTGATCAAGATTTTGGAGATCTTCTCACAGGGTCCACAAAGCACACGAGCCACCAGCGGGTATTCACCATCCTTCAGTCGGGTCCTCTCTGCAATGATATGGACGGATACAAGTGACCACAAACGCACATAACAAAGCATTTCTACTGACAAAACCCCAAAGAGTAATTGAGTAATGTGCTAATGAGTGACGGCAAGTCACGACTCACCGCCAGACTCGTGCACCATGTAAAGGACAAACTCTTCACATTTATTCTCCAccttgaaaacacacaaatggagaTTATTTCTGGCTTCACTGAAACGTCACTTAACGTTTGTCTCACTGCTCACCCTGAacttctgcagcagcaggttgagGACTTGTCCCGTCGTCATGGAGCTGTTCACTCGTACGTTGGTGACCGAGCCGTAGGCTGGAGTAAATACAGATGTCTGCATGCAGAGGAAAGTACACAGCATTAGTATTAACAACTGCATCAACACTTGAGGGATTCCTGGAACTGAACCCGGACCCTGTCGACGGGAAGCAAATCCCTCAGTCTAAAGTTGGATCCTGTtcaatataaacacattttggggAAACGGATAACACGGTGTAACTTTGTGTTATGTGACATATTAATGACATCGGCCCATAACAGGAGATTGTGAAACGCAGTCGTGGTACAGGCACGCCCACGCAGGACGCGGCTGCCCCTCTGCACCTGGAAATGTGTCAGCAACGAGGTACAGTAATGCGTGTGCTTGTACGCGTGTTCTGTTCCTTGTACCTTGTGGTTGTAAAAATGTCCGTTGATTGAGAACCTGTGTGTTCGCAAGCGCTGCAGATCTCTGGCGGTGTGTGTCCTCGACCTCCTCTGAACCCGCATGAAGGAGGCGTCACTCCTGGTCCTCAGCAGCTGAGgagaatcctcctcctcccgaccACACACGTCCCCACCTCAGAGTAGACAGAAACACGCTTCTCTTAGTGGGCTTCAGTTAAGCTGGAAACACTTTGACATGAAGACGGATCAACAAATGGTGTTCGGCTCAGTattcacattttctttgttgtctGCTATATTCAAGTACGCGTATACTTTTGCTTTGTGTATGagttttataaaaataatacaGGTGTTAAACCCAGAGAAATGATCTGGGTTGGCAGGAAAGATCTTAAATATTGCAGTTTCTTCACTTGTTTTTCTGTGACCAAGAAGGACCTTCCTAAACTGCTTCAAACGGCCGATGTCGGACCCACGACTGCGTGGTCTAAACCTGGTTGTGCATGGTTGTTTATCTGATCCACGTGCATCTCACGGTAATCTGTGCCCGACATAGGAGCCGACCTTTCTGACGGATATCCACAATTAGACACACAGCAGGTGTTTGTAAGCACATTAATCAATCAAGTGTGGGTGAGATGAACGCTGCACGTGTGCTGCTCACTCGATGGTCCACCATCTGTGCCCGGTGAGTTATTGTTGGACTCCGGTGAGAGCTGCTTTTCCAAACCAGATCGATCgtttctgtaaaaacaaaaagaggaacaatTATACTGCTTATTAGTTAACATTTCTCGTACACTCTCTGTATGCCGTACTTGAGAAAATAAAGCTACAGTTGGGGGAAACATGCAAGTTTAGGTGGGCGCAGTTATGTTGATCCCTAATTTGTTGTTTGTCGCTGGCTTTGGACACAGCCGGGAAGTTGCTCCCCTCAGTCTTTGAGCTAAACTAATTTGGCTGAATGGGGTTTATAGCTGAGCTAACTTTCATTGCTTTGAGCGTAGGCCTTAaagaatatattattaataGCTTCATCTGACATCGGCAATTCATTCTTTGTTATTAAATTTATCGTTTTGTCCATAAATTACTGAAACCGTCAGaacgattgttttttttaaattgctgttttttaatACCCAAATGCATTCACTTTCATTTCAGCCAAAGCGCTGAAAGTTTACCCTTTCTCCTACTTCCTCTCATCTTTATTCAATTACAAACTCTAGCACCGCGCCGTCATGTACACGGCCACTTCAAAGGCAAAAGGAGTTTTCCAGACTTTTCTTTAAGGGCGGAGACACGGATGCAGGTCAGTGGTTTCATGTTGACTTTGTctgccattgtgtgtgtgtgagtgaagtcCCTTGTTGCCTGTGATGAAACTACGAGGCCCACATCTGTTTGTTCAGCACATGAAGTCATCCGTGTCCGTCTGGACTGGCTCCTCATACCGGTTCAGACGGAATCTTTCATTGTCGTCGTACATCTGAAGTCGGATTGGTCGGCGCAGACCCCAATAGATGTTCAGCAACCCCTCAAGGATGAGAGCCTCATCCtcctagacacacacacacacacacacacacacacacacacacacacacacacacacacacacacacacacacacacacacacacacacaaatgaatatCAGTGCTCGCGGTCGGAGAGGATATCCTGGAGCCCCCCACGCCTAAATATCAGGTTTACGTGCAGGAACAGTCGCTCACAGCAGGGTGAACCCTCCCGTCTTGGAGAAAGTAATTCAGGTTTTTAACCCACCCTTTTTCCCACAGTACAAGGAAGTCGCGTCTGAGAAGGCAGCAATAATGAGAACAGAAACCTGACTGCTTTGGGTCACGTACGCGCAGGGGGAAATGTTCCGATGTGATGGAATTGAAACTCTAAATATGGAAGAAAATGATCACACTTTGTGCTGTGACTACAGAAAGGAAACTGTTTCAACCTTTAGGATgtgagacaaaataaataaaataaccatTACAAAAATGAAGTTCTTTTTTCACATATTGCAACTAAACCAGTAATGATTAACCAGTAATGCTGCTGTGACTTGTAATCACAGTTCAGTCTCAactgcttttaattaattaataattcctattaaattaataaatatttatatctaCTTTGAAGTTCTGAAATACAATGGTAAAATCCCAAGCAACTTAGTGTGAAAATGAATAGTGAGCTCTGTAATTTCTGTCAAGAGTCCTGTTCTTTGATTCGAGGTATATTGCGCTCAGGACTTCATTGTTTCTGGAATATAAATATTCAGAACAGCTGCACCGCTGAACCTCGCTGACCCGCCACTCCTGAGTTTCCTGCACATTGGAAAAAAACCACACTccgacacacacgtacacatacaaATCCGAGTTGGGTCAGCGGGGCTATTTTTGGAAGTTGTGGATACTCGCTCTGCCACAGGGTGTTTCTATAAAGGCAGGGCGCACACTCCGGTCCAGTCACACTCCGCTAAGCGAAAGAGCCTCCGCTCGGTTTCCCTCTGCATGTCAACCGTACAACTCAAACATCCAAGGTGAGACTTTTATCTCCATTTGTTATTATCCGCTACTCTTATGGAGCTTACGATTTTAGAGGAATTGTAGCAGCATGACATGACATTTCACAGTATCAAACAAGGCAAGAAAAggtatattattgttattttagaTTTTGTAATTAAACAGTTAAAGTGCAAAATGTCTTTTGTCATTGAAGAGGCACAGTctcatgtttattttctttccctttcctgC
This portion of the Gasterosteus aculeatus chromosome 6, fGasAcu3.hap1.1, whole genome shotgun sequence genome encodes:
- the rassf4a gene encoding ras association domain-containing protein 4a, translated to MGERPTYVKLSEEKLIPKSAILSLLRTYNCYHEGKNFQLRAREEDEALILEGLLNIYWGLRRPIRLQMYDDNERFRLNRNDRSGLEKQLSPESNNNSPGTDGGPSSGDVCGREEEDSPQLLRTRSDASFMRVQRRSRTHTARDLQRLRTHRFSINGHFYNHKTSVFTPAYGSVTNVRVNSSMTTGQVLNLLLQKFRVENKCEEFVLYMVHESGERTRLKDGEYPLVARVLCGPCEKISKILITEADVGEEVTYDVAQYIKFEIPVLDSFVEKLKEEEEREINKLTKKYSALKNMIQHRLEGGAHTSERI